A window from Passer domesticus isolate bPasDom1 unplaced genomic scaffold, bPasDom1.hap1 HAP1_SCAFFOLD_84, whole genome shotgun sequence encodes these proteins:
- the LOC135293169 gene encoding TOG array regulator of axonemal microtubules protein 2-like: MKKTVVRKQDTVPLQPSTPTLHGDGSFPRSSSAPMADPVLAVTSQTATGAQRREEPLRGHRQKDRASSDPQQALQEALSLLGSDDWERKKKGLLNITLLAESHSEVLLCRLREICLAVTREVTNLRSNVSCSAIVTLGELFAILGKDMDSEVDQIAAVLLHMLRNSPEFIQKAACQSLGMMVENVTPTRAMTALMDNGVKSRYVPARKCTAELLLSMMEKMGVTKLAGTPMAERLAQVAGTLAQDSHKDTRHYGQEMVKMLLSNQKFKKLLEQSLSTHDLEDILKRIKKKEYCPAVKPCGAGRSLGMENQKAERPSVQEPVKKRNEGSKEPQATSPSSKQAKSATGGRRLHRARAQVTLPASVEERELLQKLYHLLEAKAFQTRMEGVALLLDLSKTRPQLISTNIVKIFDYFGLRICDTHKKVKQKALEALAEIIGLLQDAMNPLMIRLVEGITKNLNSKDPGVHAAAMTALDQSVVHLDEVSLMKELCHQWSHLSGQALLDVTERITVLVEWAHARSPEAVERYTLPVLWSCLENKALPVRSANVRTVVTKLACALCETLGSQIIKFADSTPPHVQENLNSLLGW, encoded by the exons ATGAAGAAAACAGTCGTGAGAAAGCAGGACACGGTGCCCTTACAGCCCAGTACGCCCACCCTCCATGGAGATGGCAGCTTCCCACGCAGCTCCTCGG CGCCCATGGCCGACCCTGTCCTTGCAGTGACCTCGCAGACGGCCACTGGTGCCCAGCGCCGAGAGGAGCCGCTCCGTGGGCAcaggcagaaggacagagcctctTCAGATCCACAGCAggccttgcaggaggcactgtccTTGCTGGGCAGCGACGACTG GGAACGGAAGAAGAAGGGACTCTTGAACAtcacactgctggctgagtcccATTCAGAAGTCCTGCTGTGTCGGCTTCGTGAGATTTGCTTGGCAGTTACCAGAGAG GTGACCAACCTCCGGTCCAACGTGTCCTGCTCTGCAAttgtcactctgggagagctcTTTGCGATCTTGGGGAAGGACATGGACTCCGAGGTGGATCAGATTGCTGCAGTCCTTCTCCACATGTTGCGGAATTCCCCAGAGTTtattcagaaggcagcctgtcAGAGCCTGGGCATGATGGTAGAGAACGTGACTCCTACACGAGCAATGACTGCTCTCATGGACAATGGAGTCAA gagccgcTACGTCCCGGCACGGAAGTGTACGGCCGAACTCCTCCTGTCCATGATGGAGAAAATGGGAGTCACAAAGCTTGCAGGCACACCCatggctgagaggctggcacaggtggcagggaCACTTGCTCAGGACAGTCACAAGGACACGAG gcattatggacaggagatggtgaagatgttgcttagtaatcaaaaatttaaaaagcttttggaaCAATCTCTTTCCACGCATGACCTGGAAGATATCCTGAAgagaattaagaagaaa gaatactgccctgctgtcaagccctgtggagctggaagaagcttg gggatggaaaaccagaaggctgAACGCCCATCTGTGCAGGAGccggtgaagaagaggaatGAAGGCTCCAAGGAGCCCCAGGCCACATCGCCTTCTAGCAAACA GGCAAAGTCTGCCACTGGTGGACGCCGCCTACACCGTGCAAGAGCCCAGGTCACATTACCTGCATCTGTGGAagaaagggagctgctccagaagctttaccATCTCCTGGAAGCCAAGGCGTTCCAGACACGGATGGAAGGAGTGGCACTCCTCCTAGATCTGTCCAAAACCAGACCCCAGCTGATCTCCACTAACATTGTCAAA atttttgattattttggccTGAGAATCTGTGACACACataagaaagtgaagcagaaggcgcTGGAGGCGCTGGCAGAAATCATAGGACTCCTGCAGGATGCCATGAACCCATTGATGATCCGTTTGGTTGAAGGCATAACAAAGAACCTAAACTCAAAGGATCCTGGGGTTCATGCTGCAGCTATGACGGCTCTGGACCAATCTGTTGTGCATTTag atGAAGTATCACTGATGAAAGAGCTCTGCCACCAATGGAGTCATctgagtggccaagctctgctggatgtcacgGAGCGTATCACAG TGCTTGTGGAATGGGctcatgccaggagccctgaagCGGTCGAGCGCTACaccctgcccgtgctctggtcctgcctggagaacaaggcgctgccAGTGCGAAGCGCCAACGTCCGCACTGTGGTCACCAAGCTGGCCTGTGCCCTCTGCGAGACACTGGGCAGCCAGATCATTAAGTTTGCTGACAGCACACCTCCACATGTGCAGGAAAACCTCAACAGCCTTCTGGGTTGGTGA